TTATTAGATCCCGTAATTGAAATAATGGATTCGGAATTTCAAGTTGAGAAGTTACACGATGAAATTAAAAAAACAGCGGCAAAAAATGAACGAGTATTGGTTACAGTATTAACTAAAAAAATGGCAGAAGAATTAACAGATTATTATGCGAACTTAGGTATTAGAATTAAATACATGCACTCAGATATAGATGCCATTCAAAGAAATCATATTATTAGAGAATTACGACTTGGAAAATTTGATGTACTTGTAGGAATAAATCTTCTTAGAGAAGGTCTGGATATTCCAGAAACATCTCTTGTAGCAATTTTAGATGCGGATAAAGAAGGTTTTTTACGCTCTAAAACTTCCCTCATTCAGACAATGGGAAGAGGTGCACGTAATGTAAATGGTAGAGTAATATTATTTGCAAAAAGAATTACTAATTCTATGCAGTTTGCAATCGATACTACAAATAAAAGAAGAGAAATTCAAGATGCTCATAATAAACTTCATGGTATTACACCAACAACAACAAAAAGAGCCTTGGATGAAAGTCTTAAATTAGAAGAATACGATGAACTTGCCTGGAAAAAAGAAAAAGTTGAGAAAATGCCAGCGTCTGAGCGAAAGAAAATTTTGATTGAGTTGAATGCTAAGATGAAAAAAGCAGCTAAGGATTTACACTTCGAAGAAGCCATAAGATTACGAGACGAAATAGAAAAAATAAAAAAAATCTAAATCTTGTTTCAGCTTTTGGGCTGACTCTGCGTTGAAGAGAAAATTTAAATACTCATGTACTGGCGTACACTCCGTTTTAAATTTTTTCTTCGCCTTGATTTATCCCAAAATCTAAAACAATATTTAGATTTTTGTACTGAACGTGTTAAAAAATACCCTTTTAAGATATTTATCTGTACTTATGAATTTATATATTTTGTATCTATTAATCGTTGGTGTTTTTGATATCTTAAAACAATTTTAGACAAGGATACTTATGAAAAATATTGGAATTTATATTTATGATGATGCGGAGGTTTTGGATTTCGCTGGGCCCTTTGAAGTTTTTTCTGTGGCTTCTCGTTTTTTAGATGAGAAGGAAAAATTTAATGTGTTTTTTGTTTCTGAGAAAAATACTGTAATTAAAGCACGTGGTGGGTTTTGTGTACAAGCTCATTATACTTTTGAGAATTGTCCTAGTATTGATCTGCTAATTGTTGTAGGTGGGGTTCATACTGCTGAAGTTAAAAATACTAATGTTACTTCTTGGGTAGCTAAAGTTGCTAAAAAAGCTAAACTTGTTACTTCTGTTTGTACGGGAGCTTTTATTTTGGCACAAG
This genomic interval from Campylobacteraceae bacterium contains the following:
- a CDS encoding DJ-1/PfpI family protein encodes the protein MKNIGIYIYDDAEVLDFAGPFEVFSVASRFLDEKEKFNVFFVSEKNTVIKARGGFCVQAHYTFENCPSIDLLIVVGGVHTAEVKNTNVTSWVAKVAKKAKLVTSVCTGAFILAQAKVLTSQKVTTHWEDIEDLEKDFPSLDVQKNVRWVDEGDIITSAGISAGIDMSLHIVSKIRSNDLAKQTAKQMDFDWKKNT